In a single window of the Verrucomicrobiales bacterium genome:
- a CDS encoding radical SAM protein, producing MTATVPSRVLRRQLAEARIPEARLALACCELCAHRCQVNRLANERGLCRVGADSRVFSAQVEVSDERALGPTFAIAFAGCDLRCSFCITGRESWNPQVGTSFAPAALAQQAARAVAQGAQSIMILGGEPTVHLPAVLELVSQLPEQVRLVWKTNAHGTEQSRRLLAGLFDLWLIDFKFGNDCCAERLSGASDYVATVVQNLVWAQEDSGVVVRHVLMPGHLECCWRPVAEWLAGHLPEVSVNLRSGFWAGWQASRHPELCRPFLPGDEAAARRLADELHLHLID from the coding sequence ATGACCGCCACCGTCCCTAGCAGGGTCCTGCGCCGTCAACTCGCGGAGGCGAGGATCCCGGAAGCACGTCTCGCGCTGGCCTGTTGTGAACTGTGCGCCCACCGGTGTCAGGTGAACCGACTGGCCAATGAACGGGGCCTTTGCCGGGTGGGGGCCGATTCCCGGGTCTTCTCCGCGCAGGTGGAGGTATCGGATGAGCGGGCGCTCGGACCGACCTTTGCCATCGCCTTCGCCGGTTGTGATCTCCGCTGCTCGTTCTGCATCACCGGCCGGGAGAGCTGGAATCCGCAGGTAGGCACCTCGTTCGCGCCAGCGGCTCTCGCCCAGCAGGCGGCCCGGGCCGTGGCCCAGGGGGCTCAGTCGATCATGATCCTAGGCGGAGAACCCACGGTGCACCTGCCCGCGGTGCTCGAGTTGGTCAGCCAACTTCCGGAGCAGGTGCGGCTCGTGTGGAAGACCAATGCCCATGGGACGGAACAGTCGCGCCGGCTGCTGGCGGGTTTGTTCGATCTCTGGCTCATCGATTTCAAGTTCGGCAATGACTGCTGTGCTGAGCGGCTCAGCGGTGCGTCCGATTACGTCGCCACCGTTGTCCAAAACCTCGTGTGGGCGCAGGAAGACAGCGGGGTGGTGGTCCGGCACGTGCTGATGCCAGGTCACCTGGAGTGTTGCTGGCGTCCGGTGGCGGAATGGCTTGCGGGACACCTTCCCGAGGTGTCGGTGAATCTCCGTTCGGGCTTCTGGGCCGGCTGGCAGGCCAGCCGACATCCCGAGCTGTGTCGTCCGTTCCTGCCGGGCGATGAAGCAGCGGCTCGCCGGCTCGCGGATGAACTTCACCTCCACCTCATCGACTAG
- a CDS encoding terpene cyclase/mutase family protein has protein sequence MNTRVQIHFLAILTCLALPMSALAQDKSKPAFQYQSGDIRVSIPTADEPRVKEFGPASLKLAAKYLEAGALTWVREKSCVNCHTTGPYLTERTAWTKQFGPANAEVHKDFVDSVPKEVKPAKETETRGHKHYPSTFYSVWRSLGLAEWDRHITGKLSEPTERSLRDLFEQQSGNGAFVSHGEVEIPHITTDFELSLQAARAITAAPGWLAGLKDETLIGRVAKLKDYLRTGAPKNDFDRILRLQLAHYLPELVPTKDRDAALVLLSAKQHADGGWSIRDMSALNDWHFEMSATVVNLINGLPDAQQPESDAYMTALAVVLLRQSNVPTTDPRIQRGLAWLRREQRESGRWWMHSLYRGNYHYITYIATAQAVKAFALSGELDALPAD, from the coding sequence ATGAATACCCGCGTTCAAATCCATTTCCTCGCGATCCTCACCTGTCTTGCACTGCCGATGTCGGCTCTGGCACAAGACAAATCCAAACCCGCCTTTCAATATCAGTCGGGCGACATTCGGGTGAGTATTCCCACTGCCGACGAGCCTCGCGTGAAGGAGTTCGGGCCGGCGTCACTGAAATTGGCCGCGAAGTATTTGGAAGCGGGCGCGTTGACTTGGGTCCGTGAGAAATCCTGCGTGAACTGCCACACCACCGGCCCCTACCTGACGGAGCGCACGGCGTGGACGAAGCAGTTCGGTCCCGCCAACGCGGAAGTCCACAAGGACTTTGTCGATTCCGTGCCGAAGGAGGTCAAGCCAGCGAAGGAGACGGAGACGCGCGGCCACAAGCATTACCCAAGCACGTTCTACAGCGTGTGGCGCAGCCTCGGGTTGGCCGAGTGGGACCGGCACATCACGGGCAAACTCTCCGAGCCGACCGAGCGCTCGCTGCGCGACTTGTTCGAGCAGCAGTCGGGGAACGGCGCGTTCGTGAGCCACGGCGAGGTGGAGATTCCGCACATCACGACGGACTTCGAGTTATCCTTGCAAGCCGCGCGTGCCATCACTGCCGCGCCAGGCTGGCTCGCCGGGCTGAAGGATGAGACCCTGATAGGCCGCGTGGCCAAGCTGAAGGACTATCTCCGCACCGGTGCACCGAAGAACGATTTCGACCGCATTTTAAGACTCCAACTCGCGCACTACCTACCGGAACTGGTTCCGACGAAGGATCGCGACGCTGCGTTGGTGTTGCTGTCCGCCAAGCAGCACGCCGACGGAGGCTGGAGCATCCGCGACATGTCCGCGCTCAACGACTGGCACTTCGAGATGAGCGCGACCGTTGTGAATCTCATCAACGGGCTGCCGGACGCCCAGCAGCCGGAGAGCGACGCCTACATGACCGCGCTCGCCGTCGTGCTCCTGCGGCAGAGCAACGTCCCAACGACCGATCCACGCATCCAGCGTGGCCTCGCCTGGCTGCGGCGGGAGCAGCGCGAGAGCGGGCGTTGGTGGATGCACTCGCTTTACCGGGGCAACTATCACTACATCACCTACATCGCCACGGCCCAGGCGGTGAAGGCTTTTGCCCTGAGCGGCGAGTTGGATGCCCTTCCCGCCGACTGA
- a CDS encoding MBL fold metallo-hydrolase: MALVFERIQTDGIAELSYLVGDDAEGVCAVFDPRPDVDCYLELAREKQVSITHIFETHIHADLVSGARELCARVETAKIFLSHEGGARYGFEHEEIKAGDTFRLGSVVITVRHTPGHTPEHVAYSLAEKDHPDAPWGVLTGDSLFVSSAGRPDLLGNAQATKLAEQQFHTLREFYLQLTDGVIIYPAHGHGSPCGADIGDRLSSTIGYERRFNPFLQFQDAGRFTDYALSTAPPVPTYYPRMKKLNAKGPEVLGNLPKVRGLPPKFFKEAVEHEDNVLIDTRMMLAFGGGHIKGALSIGGSPMLSVWAGWLLDAGKPILLVLESDEKLNEVLRYFLRTGYTKFGGYLVGGMKAWDNAGLPLDDVGQMTVHEIKKRGKKLQLLDVRAPDEWQGGHIPNARHIFLGDLREKLGELDRGQPTAVYCDSGYRASIATSILKQEGFGCVCNVPGSWQAWKKAGFPVAGVIETKKESN; encoded by the coding sequence ATGGCTCTGGTTTTTGAACGAATCCAAACTGACGGCATCGCCGAACTTTCCTATTTAGTCGGCGACGATGCCGAAGGCGTCTGCGCCGTATTCGATCCTCGCCCGGACGTGGACTGCTATCTCGAGCTCGCGCGCGAGAAGCAGGTTTCTATCACCCACATCTTTGAAACGCACATCCATGCCGATCTGGTCAGCGGTGCGCGCGAACTGTGCGCGCGCGTCGAAACTGCCAAAATATTTCTCAGTCACGAGGGCGGCGCACGCTACGGCTTCGAACACGAAGAAATCAAAGCCGGAGACACGTTCAGGCTCGGCTCCGTGGTGATTACCGTTCGGCACACCCCCGGCCACACGCCGGAGCATGTTGCTTATTCTTTGGCGGAGAAAGACCACCCTGATGCGCCGTGGGGGGTGCTTACGGGAGACTCACTGTTTGTCAGTTCCGCCGGGCGACCAGACCTCCTCGGCAACGCCCAAGCGACAAAGCTGGCCGAACAACAATTTCATACCCTGCGGGAATTTTACCTCCAGCTCACCGATGGGGTCATTATTTATCCGGCGCACGGTCATGGATCGCCGTGCGGCGCGGATATCGGCGACCGGCTAAGCAGCACGATTGGTTACGAGCGGCGCTTCAACCCCTTCCTGCAATTTCAGGATGCGGGACGCTTCACTGACTACGCACTCTCCACCGCGCCTCCCGTGCCGACTTACTATCCGAGGATGAAGAAGTTGAACGCGAAAGGGCCGGAAGTGCTAGGCAACCTGCCCAAAGTCCGTGGGCTACCTCCCAAGTTCTTCAAGGAAGCCGTCGAGCACGAAGACAATGTGCTGATTGATACCCGCATGATGCTGGCGTTTGGCGGTGGCCATATCAAGGGTGCGCTGAGTATCGGTGGCTCGCCCATGCTATCCGTCTGGGCGGGTTGGCTGCTCGACGCGGGCAAGCCGATCCTTCTCGTTCTTGAGTCCGACGAAAAGCTCAACGAAGTCCTCCGTTACTTCCTGCGCACGGGTTACACGAAGTTCGGCGGATATCTCGTAGGTGGAATGAAAGCATGGGATAACGCCGGTCTACCCTTGGATGACGTCGGGCAAATGACGGTGCATGAAATCAAGAAGCGCGGGAAAAAATTGCAACTGCTCGACGTGCGCGCGCCGGACGAATGGCAAGGTGGTCACATCCCAAATGCGCGCCATATCTTCCTGGGCGATTTACGCGAAAAACTCGGCGAACTGGATAGGGGCCAACCCACGGCGGTGTACTGCGATAGCGGTTATCGGGCGAGCATCGCCACCAGCATTTTGAAACAGGAAGGATTTGGCTGTGTCTGCAACGTGCCCGGAAGCTGGCAAGCGTGGAAGAAAGCGGGATTCCCGGTGGCTGGGGTGATCGAAACGAAAAAGGAGTCAAATTGA
- a CDS encoding PQQ-dependent sugar dehydrogenase, producing MHYRFLQAKWPFIALLAGLVRVTEARAQINPAGDAARGDPLFQTSCALCHSSTLGPDQTVIIKLGPTLVGVMGRRAGTSPHFGFTQVLQDSGLVWNAEALNSYLSDPETAVPGTTMLTKVADAADRADVIAYLATLKVPEGLDLDKLPTVTGPDPDDWQRASPGDQHYITVADLPAPFATPSAGNPPSVVRQPANAVLSVPAGFTVKLFASGLNNPRIIRVAPNGDIFVSETAQNRIRVLRSTEGADKPSTNRVFAQGLNRPFGTAFYPPGNNPRWLYVALNNSVVRFAYQDGDLVASGTAQVVVPSLSATTGGHTTRDVAFSQDGTRMFISVGSASNVGEQMGRKTAAEVAAWEAAHGLGAAWGPETHRANILVTDPEGRAPLRPYATGIRNPVGLATHPATGDLWVSTNERDGLGDNLVPDYVTRVREGGFYGWPWYYMGNLEDPRRKGERPDLAGKAIVPDVLEQAHSASLQMTFYPVNKGPAAFPSDYHGDGFVALHGSWNRATRTGYKIVRIPLNGGVPTGRYDDFLTGFVTSDRNVWGRPVGVAVARDGALLMTEDANGTIWRIAYVRPRLSASIVEEGDQKFLMVTVSLSAPTPDVRYTIDVSSDLVTWSADPEIVKLSETPTQLVFRDHVPPQNVTARFLRLRGQ from the coding sequence ATGCACTACCGCTTTCTTCAAGCAAAGTGGCCCTTCATCGCCCTCCTGGCGGGATTAGTGCGCGTGACAGAGGCGCGAGCTCAAATTAATCCAGCAGGCGACGCCGCACGCGGAGACCCGCTGTTTCAGACAAGCTGTGCGCTCTGTCATAGCTCGACCCTAGGGCCGGATCAGACCGTGATCATCAAGCTGGGGCCCACATTGGTGGGAGTGATGGGACGGAGGGCTGGAACGAGTCCACACTTCGGATTCACGCAGGTTCTCCAGGATTCAGGATTGGTCTGGAACGCGGAGGCGCTGAATTCCTACCTGAGCGATCCTGAAACTGCTGTTCCCGGCACGACGATGTTAACCAAGGTCGCAGACGCGGCTGACCGTGCCGATGTCATCGCTTACTTGGCGACACTGAAAGTGCCGGAGGGCCTGGATCTCGATAAGCTACCGACTGTGACGGGTCCCGACCCGGATGACTGGCAGCGAGCCTCGCCGGGTGATCAGCATTACATCACGGTGGCGGATTTACCGGCGCCCTTTGCCACTCCATCAGCGGGCAATCCTCCCAGTGTCGTACGTCAACCCGCGAACGCCGTCTTGTCCGTTCCGGCCGGGTTTACCGTAAAACTGTTCGCTTCTGGCCTCAATAACCCTCGCATCATCAGGGTGGCGCCCAACGGGGACATTTTCGTTTCAGAGACGGCACAAAACCGAATTCGAGTCCTGCGGTCCACTGAGGGTGCCGACAAACCGTCTACCAACCGAGTTTTTGCGCAAGGGCTGAACCGCCCCTTTGGCACTGCGTTCTACCCGCCAGGTAACAACCCTCGCTGGCTCTATGTCGCACTGAACAACTCAGTCGTGAGGTTTGCGTATCAAGACGGCGACCTGGTTGCGTCTGGAACCGCCCAGGTAGTGGTTCCGTCCTTGAGCGCCACCACTGGGGGCCACACCACAAGGGATGTCGCCTTTTCCCAGGACGGCACCAGGATGTTTATCTCCGTGGGATCGGCCTCCAACGTTGGGGAACAGATGGGCCGTAAGACAGCCGCTGAAGTTGCGGCATGGGAAGCGGCACATGGTTTGGGAGCCGCATGGGGTCCGGAAACCCATCGCGCCAACATCCTGGTCACCGATCCAGAAGGGAGGGCGCCGCTGCGTCCCTATGCAACGGGAATCCGAAATCCGGTAGGGTTAGCGACCCATCCGGCAACCGGTGATCTTTGGGTGTCCACCAACGAGCGGGATGGACTCGGAGACAACCTCGTTCCCGATTACGTCACGCGCGTTCGGGAAGGAGGCTTCTATGGATGGCCCTGGTATTATATGGGAAATCTTGAGGATCCTCGCCGAAAGGGCGAGCGACCGGACTTAGCCGGGAAGGCGATCGTGCCTGATGTCTTGGAACAGGCCCATTCCGCCTCCTTGCAGATGACATTCTACCCAGTGAACAAGGGTCCAGCCGCCTTTCCTTCCGATTATCACGGCGATGGGTTTGTGGCATTGCACGGTTCATGGAATCGGGCAACGCGAACCGGATATAAGATCGTCCGGATCCCTTTGAATGGGGGGGTGCCTACGGGTCGTTACGATGATTTTCTTACCGGCTTTGTGACCAGCGATCGAAATGTCTGGGGGCGACCGGTTGGTGTTGCGGTGGCACGTGATGGCGCTTTGCTTATGACGGAGGACGCCAACGGAACAATCTGGCGGATCGCCTATGTGAGACCTCGGTTGTCCGCCAGCATTGTCGAAGAAGGCGACCAGAAGTTCCTTATGGTAACGGTTTCCCTTTCTGCCCCCACTCCGGACGTGCGATACACCATAGATGTTTCTTCGGACCTCGTCACCTGGTCCGCCGATCCAGAAATAGTTAAGCTCAGTGAGACGCCCACGCAGCTCGTGTTTCGTGATCATGTGCCCCCTCAAAACGTGACGGCGCGCTTCCTCAGATTGAGGGGGCAATAG
- a CDS encoding SUMF1/EgtB/PvdO family nonheme iron enzyme translates to MKQLIRLHLCCLLLCFLSAVSLTAQNNFNGSLHFGEVNSRLVLKSTSIPPPWTAEMWVRRHDASGPSAPLFIGDAGALKLEQFASERRVGFTKFGVGDYTFDYVAPADQWVHLSFVAGLDGSTALFVNGAFIDSQRVTIPLPLDYFGSSPAILGDQLAAEIDELRVWNIARSDEELAANFRTPLTGTEAGLVGYWRCDSLTDGSTPNAAAITWIGSGIVAGVTLRSESPRLDPAIILSRREVSVPERGSAGVGVRLSAAPLSNVVVAVQRLNGDPDLIVNAKNLLTFTPDNWQDDQPLPILALGDADAEDGTATFLIASTGAARLTSATFLARELDTDLAAPVRLAMRPVSALRLEGPSPAVYTVEFSHDPAVSNSWTFLTNVVVSNGASWLVDWEGLDDSRRFYRASVQPFQPITNMVYVAPGEFTMGSPNNEKERSEAELAHRVFITRGFWMGRFEVTQDEYYRIAGTRPSYFSGGNLPVEQVSWIDATNYCARLTAEERLAGRLPRGWVYRLPTAAEWEYACRAGSSTPFSMGSDLRSGMCNFDGHEEYHSGIGTVHNPTGIRLDQTIAVGSYAPNAWGLYDMHGNVMEWCLDGDQPYPAHALTDPLQPWGGHFRDRIARGGSFLNAGQFQRSAFWATRFEHGGPNDLGFRVVLAPADLTTP, encoded by the coding sequence ATGAAACAGTTAATACGCCTGCACCTTTGCTGTCTGCTGCTCTGCTTCCTGTCCGCCGTAAGTCTCACGGCCCAGAATAACTTCAACGGGTCGCTCCACTTCGGCGAAGTCAATAGCCGTCTGGTGCTTAAAAGCACTTCGATCCCGCCGCCCTGGACGGCCGAAATGTGGGTGCGCCGCCATGATGCCAGTGGGCCGTCGGCGCCGTTGTTCATTGGCGATGCCGGAGCTCTCAAGCTCGAACAGTTTGCCTCCGAACGACGCGTGGGTTTTACCAAATTCGGGGTGGGGGACTACACCTTTGACTATGTGGCCCCTGCCGATCAGTGGGTCCACCTCTCCTTCGTTGCGGGCTTGGATGGAAGCACGGCCCTGTTCGTCAACGGTGCCTTCATCGACAGCCAGCGGGTGACCATCCCCTTGCCGCTGGATTACTTCGGTTCATCCCCGGCCATACTTGGGGATCAGCTCGCGGCTGAAATCGATGAGCTGCGCGTCTGGAATATCGCTCGATCTGACGAAGAATTGGCAGCTAACTTTCGGACGCCTCTGACCGGGACCGAGGCCGGGCTCGTCGGGTACTGGCGTTGCGACAGCCTGACTGACGGCTCGACGCCTAACGCCGCCGCAATCACTTGGATTGGCTCGGGCATCGTTGCGGGGGTGACCTTGCGATCCGAGAGCCCCAGGTTGGACCCTGCTATCATCCTTTCCCGTCGTGAGGTTTCTGTGCCCGAACGGGGGAGCGCTGGTGTGGGCGTACGCCTCAGTGCAGCGCCACTCAGCAATGTCGTCGTCGCGGTGCAACGCCTGAACGGAGATCCGGACCTCATCGTCAACGCCAAGAACCTGCTCACATTCACACCGGATAACTGGCAGGACGATCAACCCCTGCCGATCCTCGCTCTCGGCGATGCTGACGCCGAGGACGGGACGGCGACATTCCTCATTGCCTCGACGGGGGCAGCGAGGCTCACCAGCGCTACCTTCCTGGCGCGCGAGCTCGATACCGACTTGGCGGCACCGGTGCGACTGGCGATGAGGCCGGTGTCAGCCTTGCGTCTCGAGGGACCATCCCCCGCGGTCTACACGGTGGAGTTCAGCCACGATCCCGCCGTTTCCAATTCGTGGACATTTCTGACCAACGTGGTGGTCTCGAACGGCGCGAGCTGGCTGGTCGATTGGGAGGGTCTTGACGATTCGCGGCGGTTCTATCGCGCGTCGGTACAACCGTTCCAGCCCATCACCAACATGGTCTACGTGGCCCCGGGCGAATTTACGATGGGCTCTCCAAATAATGAAAAGGAGCGCTCGGAGGCCGAGCTTGCCCACCGCGTGTTTATCACGCGCGGGTTTTGGATGGGCCGCTTCGAAGTGACGCAGGATGAGTATTACCGCATTGCTGGTACGCGTCCTAGCTACTTTTCCGGCGGGAACCTCCCGGTGGAACAAGTCAGCTGGATCGATGCCACGAACTACTGCGCGCGCCTGACCGCGGAGGAACGACTGGCTGGACGTCTGCCCCGGGGCTGGGTTTACCGCCTGCCGACCGCGGCCGAGTGGGAATACGCCTGTCGGGCCGGATCCTCCACTCCGTTCAGCATGGGCTCGGATCTCCGATCCGGTATGTGCAATTTCGACGGCCACGAGGAATACCATTCCGGGATCGGCACGGTCCACAATCCGACGGGTATCCGGCTGGATCAGACGATCGCCGTCGGCAGCTACGCGCCAAATGCGTGGGGACTCTACGATATGCATGGCAACGTCATGGAATGGTGCCTGGACGGAGATCAGCCGTATCCGGCGCACGCCCTTACCGACCCGCTGCAGCCTTGGGGCGGACATTTTCGCGATCGCATCGCCCGGGGGGGAAGCTTCCTCAATGCAGGGCAGTTCCAGCGTTCGGCTTTTTGGGCGACCCGTTTTGAGCATGGTGGCCCGAACGATCTTGGATTTCGCGTCGTTCTCGCCCCGGCGGATCTGACCACACCGTAA
- a CDS encoding sodium:proton antiporter — MNETTIWFLLVGVLLILMVLGEEFFKRAAISAAMVYLAIGFGLGPLGLGILRFSPTENSKTLEFVAEIVVLISLFSAGLKLRIPFQHAHWRLSLKLATLTMVSTVVLIAVLSHYVLHLPWAFALLLGGILAPTDPVLASAVQVEDERDDDRLRIGLTGEAGLNDGTAFPVVMLALTLLGLHWRENQMINWLLVDVLWATVGGLAIGYGVGWLGSKAIIWVHPKKDDELLIEDFISIGLIALSYALALMLKSYGFLAVFACGLAFARVEQGFFNLNSKKKADEFSPSLIKFTSQMERIGEVLTVVIVGAMLSFVKFDIWILFFALALILVIRPLSVLAGTLGSKMRFKQRTLISWFGIRGIGSIYYLSYAMNHGVKGSDAEVQVSIVLTTVALSILVHGITANPFMKIYNRSKSISATLA, encoded by the coding sequence GTGAACGAGACAACCATTTGGTTTTTGTTGGTCGGAGTTCTTCTCATCCTCATGGTGCTCGGAGAGGAGTTTTTTAAAAGGGCGGCTATTTCGGCGGCCATGGTCTACCTAGCTATTGGGTTTGGACTGGGTCCACTTGGTCTCGGAATCCTCAGATTCAGTCCGACCGAGAACTCGAAAACACTGGAGTTTGTTGCGGAGATTGTTGTTCTGATTTCGCTCTTTTCTGCGGGACTAAAACTCCGTATTCCGTTTCAGCATGCTCACTGGCGCCTGAGCCTTAAGCTGGCGACCCTGACGATGGTTTCAACCGTCGTCTTGATCGCGGTTCTGTCACACTATGTTCTGCACCTCCCGTGGGCCTTTGCGTTGCTCCTGGGCGGTATCCTGGCCCCAACCGACCCGGTTTTAGCCTCGGCCGTTCAGGTTGAGGATGAACGTGACGACGACCGACTCCGAATCGGGTTAACAGGCGAAGCCGGGCTTAACGACGGAACCGCCTTTCCAGTTGTGATGCTCGCCCTCACTTTACTCGGGCTTCACTGGCGCGAGAATCAAATGATCAATTGGCTTCTGGTGGATGTGCTCTGGGCAACTGTTGGCGGGCTCGCCATCGGCTACGGGGTTGGTTGGCTCGGTTCCAAAGCCATCATTTGGGTTCACCCGAAAAAAGACGACGAACTGCTCATCGAAGATTTTATATCCATCGGGCTTATCGCCCTTTCTTATGCTCTTGCACTCATGCTGAAAAGTTATGGCTTTCTCGCGGTCTTTGCCTGCGGACTGGCTTTCGCCCGAGTCGAACAAGGGTTCTTCAACTTGAACTCCAAGAAAAAGGCAGATGAATTTTCACCCTCACTCATCAAATTCACCTCACAGATGGAGCGAATCGGCGAAGTGTTGACGGTTGTGATCGTTGGAGCGATGCTGAGTTTTGTTAAGTTCGACATTTGGATTCTTTTTTTCGCCCTAGCTTTGATTTTGGTGATACGGCCGCTTTCCGTCCTCGCGGGCACCCTAGGCTCAAAGATGCGCTTTAAACAACGCACGCTCATCTCGTGGTTCGGGATTCGAGGCATCGGCTCGATCTATTATCTAAGCTATGCGATGAATCATGGTGTCAAGGGTAGCGATGCGGAGGTCCAGGTCAGTATCGTCCTCACGACAGTTGCACTTTCGATTTTGGTTCACGGGATTACAGCGAACCCGTTCATGAAAATCTACAACCGCTCGAAATCCATTTCGGCCACACTCGCGTGA
- a CDS encoding YeeE/YedE family protein has protein sequence MDTGIAADQSVNSLDYPGATWSPYVVGAGIGVLSWLTFYFSDKPIGASSFYAQVAGFIGKMFAKRHTESLAYFKDNPPRVGWEFVFVLSTIVGGAIAAITGGEFVNEWLPPMWIDRFGDSIALRAGVAFGGGILMAIGARLAGGCTSGHGISGTMQLNVASWISVICFFIGGIAVAMPLFKR, from the coding sequence ATGGATACTGGGATCGCGGCGGACCAAAGCGTCAACTCGCTCGATTATCCCGGCGCGACATGGTCGCCCTATGTCGTGGGCGCAGGCATTGGCGTTCTCTCGTGGCTCACCTTCTATTTTTCAGACAAGCCTATCGGCGCGTCCTCCTTTTACGCCCAGGTGGCGGGCTTCATTGGAAAAATGTTTGCGAAACGTCATACCGAGTCGCTCGCCTACTTCAAAGACAACCCGCCCCGAGTGGGCTGGGAATTTGTTTTTGTCCTGTCCACCATCGTGGGGGGAGCGATTGCCGCCATCACCGGTGGCGAGTTCGTCAACGAATGGCTTCCACCCATGTGGATTGACCGCTTTGGTGACAGCATTGCGCTGCGTGCAGGAGTCGCATTCGGAGGCGGTATTCTCATGGCCATTGGCGCTCGCCTCGCCGGAGGTTGCACCAGCGGGCATGGCATTAGCGGAACGATGCAGCTTAATGTCGCCTCTTGGATTTCTGTGATCTGCTTTTTCATTGGCGGCATCGCCGTGGCCATGCCCCTCTTCAAACGTTAA
- a CDS encoding YeeE/YedE family protein produces MIDPGKAVKQSAERPAPQVATVRTLLAGVMFGLAFGFLLQKGGVGKFNILIGQLLLQDWTVAKVMLTAIVVGMLGVFTLHHFAKVNLHLKPTKIGANIIGGLLFGAGFALMGYCPGTAAAALGQGNWDALFGMVGLVAGSWIFAELSAWLQTTLEKWGDLGKLLLPDLLHVPRGVFVVIFAVLVTAGLVALERAFPR; encoded by the coding sequence ATGATTGATCCCGGAAAAGCAGTTAAGCAATCCGCAGAAAGGCCCGCGCCGCAGGTCGCCACAGTGCGCACGCTGTTGGCTGGAGTGATGTTCGGCCTAGCTTTTGGCTTTCTCTTGCAGAAAGGGGGCGTCGGTAAATTCAATATTCTCATCGGCCAACTGTTGCTCCAGGACTGGACCGTCGCGAAAGTCATGCTGACCGCCATCGTGGTGGGCATGCTGGGCGTTTTCACGCTGCACCACTTCGCCAAGGTGAACCTGCACCTCAAGCCGACCAAAATCGGCGCGAATATCATCGGCGGACTCCTCTTTGGCGCGGGCTTCGCGCTGATGGGCTATTGTCCCGGCACGGCTGCGGCGGCGCTGGGACAGGGAAACTGGGACGCGCTTTTCGGCATGGTCGGCTTAGTCGCCGGTTCGTGGATTTTTGCCGAGCTCTCAGCGTGGCTGCAAACGACCTTGGAGAAGTGGGGCGACCTTGGTAAGCTTCTTCTGCCGGATTTGCTGCACGTCCCGCGCGGAGTGTTCGTGGTCATTTTTGCGGTCCTGGTTACCGCGGGTTTGGTCGCATTGGAAAGAGCGTTTCCCCGATGA